In Vigna angularis cultivar LongXiaoDou No.4 chromosome 8, ASM1680809v1, whole genome shotgun sequence, one DNA window encodes the following:
- the LOC108344568 gene encoding uncharacterized protein LOC108344568 has product MEFFQKAKVVRLRSYHDKYMLADENQENVFQDRNGCYNNAKWEVEIIENSNFIRLKSCYGKYLTASNMPFILRGTGKNVFQTLPSRLNSSVEWEPIREGVQVRLRTRYGQYLRANGGLPPWRNTITHDVPHRSSTANWILWDVDIVELRPRNQLKPRPRPTPITPPISRSLNPSPTCLSPSSCPSAIIADVDSLVKIDLRSPLTPEAEDYSQECLSPVKEGRVIFYNVGDENGDVDDAKKESYFIFKGSCVNELKDKLKEETGLDDILVCCRNPFTAKLYPLRLQLPPHASDMHVVVVPSSFNEQ; this is encoded by the exons ATGGAGTTCTTCCAAAAGGCAAAAGTGGTGCGTTTGAGAAGCTACCATGACAAGTACATGTTGGCCGATGAGAATCAAGAAAACGTGTTCCAAGACCGTAATGGTTGCTACAATAATGCTAAATGGGAAGTGGAGATCATAGAGAATTCAAATTTCATAAGATTGAAAAGCTGCTATGGAAAATACTTAACAGCTTCAAACATGCCCTTTATATTGAGAGGAACGGGAAAAAATGTCTTCCAAACATTGCCTTCTAGGTTGAATTCTTCTGTCGAATGGGAACCCATAAGAGAAGGAGTTCAAGTCAGATTAAGAACACGTTACGGACAATATCTTCGTGCCAATGGAGGCTTACCACCTTGGAGGAACACCATCACCCATGATGTTCCTCATCGATCCTCAACAGCAAATTGGATTTTGTGGGACGTTGACATAGTTGAGCTTCGACCTCGGAATCAACTCAAACCCCGACCACGGCCAACACCTATTACGCCTCCCATTTCTCGTTCCTTGAATCCATCGCCCACGTGTCTTTCACCTTCTTCATGTCCATCGGCGATCATCGCAGACGTCGATTCATTGGTAAAGATTGATCTCCGATCTCCCTTAACGCCCGAG GCTGAAGATTACTCACAAGAGTGTTTATCACCCGTGAAAGAGGGAAgagttatattttataatgtgGGTGACGAAAATGGTGATGTTGATGATGCAAAGAAAGAgtcatattttatctttaaaggAAGTTGTGTGAATGaactaaaagataaattgaAAGAAGAAACAGGGCTTGATGATATTCTTGTGTGTTGTCGCAATCCATTCACTGCAAAACTTTATCCACTTCGTTTACAATTACCTCCTCATGCCAGTGACATGCATGTAGTTGTCGTTCCTTCTTCATTCAATG AACAATGA